The proteins below come from a single Agromyces flavus genomic window:
- a CDS encoding CE1759 family FMN reductase, translating into MTAKKIVVVSSGLSTPSSTRQLADRLATDAVGLLRERGVEVEVEVVELRDLAHDITNHLLLGFAPPKLEAALESVASADGLIAVTPIFTTSYAGLFKSFIDVIDPQSLTDLPVLIGATGGTPRHSLAIDYAIRPLFTYLHAIPVPTGVFAATGDWGDGGDGVRSLPDRIFRGASEFAGLVERTDRSQRVSDPFALDRPMGHLLGGLAGE; encoded by the coding sequence ATGACCGCGAAGAAGATCGTCGTCGTCTCGTCGGGCCTGTCGACCCCGAGCTCGACCCGCCAGCTCGCCGACCGCCTCGCGACCGATGCCGTCGGGCTGCTCCGGGAACGCGGCGTCGAAGTCGAGGTCGAGGTCGTCGAGCTGCGGGACCTCGCGCACGACATCACCAACCACCTGCTGCTCGGCTTCGCCCCGCCCAAGCTCGAGGCGGCACTGGAGTCGGTCGCGTCGGCCGACGGCCTCATCGCGGTCACGCCGATCTTCACCACGAGCTACGCCGGGCTGTTCAAGTCGTTCATCGACGTGATCGACCCGCAGTCGCTCACCGACCTGCCGGTGCTGATCGGCGCCACCGGTGGCACGCCTCGCCACTCGCTCGCGATCGACTACGCGATCCGGCCGCTGTTCACGTACCTGCACGCCATCCCCGTGCCGACCGGGGTCTTCGCGGCGACGGGCGACTGGGGCGACGGCGGCGACGGCGTGCGTTCGCTTCCCGACCGCATCTTCCGCGGGGCGAGCGAGTTCGCCGGACTCGTCGAGCGCACCGACCGGAGCCAGCGCGTCAGCGACCCGTTCGCGCTCGACCGGCCCATGGGACACCTCCTCGGCGGGCTCGCGGGGGAGTAG
- a CDS encoding LLM class flavin-dependent oxidoreductase yields MQFGIFTVSDITQDPTTGRTPSEAQRIQATLTIAKHAEEVGLDVFALGEHHNPPFWSSSPTTTLAYIAGQTSTLQLSTATTLITTNDPVKIAEDYAMLQHVSGGRADLMLGRGNTGPVYPWFGKDIRQGLPITIESYELLHRLWREDVVDWEGKFRTPLQGFTSTPRPLDGVPPFVWHGSIRTPEIAEQAAMYGDGFFANHIFWPASHTARMIALYRQRFEHHGHGTAAQAIVGLGGQVFMRKNSQDAVNEFRPYFDNAPVYGHGPSMEDFTQQTPLTVGSPQEVIDRTLGFRDYVGDYQRQLWLMDHAGLPLKTVLEQLDLLGEEVVPVLRREFAKDRPADVPDAPTHASLVKAKYGDAAPRQATPNPNRGDNLTIGSPYQDAPVEAAPATTGSSFGPAATRTAGAR; encoded by the coding sequence ATGCAGTTCGGAATCTTCACCGTCAGCGACATCACGCAGGACCCGACGACCGGCCGGACGCCCAGCGAGGCCCAGCGGATCCAGGCGACGCTGACCATCGCCAAGCACGCCGAGGAGGTCGGACTCGATGTCTTCGCGCTCGGCGAGCACCACAACCCGCCGTTCTGGTCGTCGTCGCCCACCACCACGTTGGCCTACATCGCGGGCCAGACCTCGACGCTGCAGCTCTCGACCGCCACGACGCTCATCACCACGAACGACCCGGTGAAGATCGCCGAGGACTACGCCATGCTCCAGCACGTGTCGGGCGGCCGCGCCGACCTCATGCTCGGCCGCGGCAACACCGGCCCGGTCTACCCCTGGTTCGGCAAGGACATCCGACAGGGCCTCCCGATCACCATCGAGTCGTACGAGCTGCTGCACCGACTCTGGCGCGAGGACGTCGTGGACTGGGAGGGCAAGTTCCGCACTCCGCTGCAGGGCTTCACCTCGACTCCGCGGCCGCTCGACGGCGTGCCGCCCTTCGTGTGGCACGGCTCCATCCGCACGCCCGAGATCGCCGAGCAGGCGGCCATGTACGGCGACGGCTTTTTCGCCAACCACATCTTCTGGCCCGCTTCGCACACGGCTCGCATGATCGCGCTGTACCGCCAGCGCTTCGAGCACCACGGGCACGGCACCGCGGCGCAGGCGATCGTCGGCCTCGGTGGTCAGGTCTTCATGCGCAAGAACTCGCAGGACGCGGTGAACGAGTTCCGCCCGTACTTCGACAACGCGCCCGTGTACGGCCACGGTCCGAGCATGGAGGACTTCACGCAGCAGACGCCGCTCACCGTCGGCAGCCCGCAGGAGGTCATCGACCGCACGCTCGGGTTCCGCGACTACGTCGGCGACTACCAGCGCCAGCTCTGGCTGATGGACCACGCCGGCCTGCCGCTGAAGACCGTGCTGGAGCAGCTCGACCTGCTCGGCGAGGAGGTCGTGCCCGTGCTGCGACGCGAGTTCGCGAAGGACCGCCCGGCGGACGTGCCCGACGCCCCCACGCACGCTTCGCTCGTGAAGGCGAAGTACGGTGACGCGGCGCCGCGCCAGGCGACGCCGAACCCGAACCGCGGCGACAACCTCACCATCGGCTCGCCCTACCAGGACGCTCCCGTCGAGGCGGCCCCCGCAACGACCGGCTCGTCCTTCGGCCCGGCCGCGACCCGGACGGCGGGTGCGCGATGA
- a CDS encoding fructosamine kinase family protein, with protein sequence MRETEAVQTIVKRRADAPEEFFAAEAAGLDWLAAAGAIRVPRLTAVGPGWIELERIDEARPDRDAAAAFGRELARTHAAGAAAFGARPDGWHGPLFIGRRPMAAASEASWGAFYARDRVLPFLEIAEEIGDVTAAEATAVRRACELIADGEFDDDDPPARIHGDLWNGNVLWSASGVVLIDPAAHGGHRETDLAMLALFGCPFLDVVLEGYQHEAPLRDGWRDRVPLHQLHPLAVHAAGHGRSYGVALAEAAEAVLDLAGSDRE encoded by the coding sequence CTGCGCGAGACTGAAGCCGTGCAGACGATCGTCAAGCGCCGCGCCGACGCGCCCGAGGAATTCTTCGCGGCCGAGGCTGCGGGCCTGGACTGGCTCGCCGCGGCAGGCGCGATCAGGGTGCCGCGCCTCACTGCAGTCGGCCCCGGATGGATCGAGCTCGAGCGGATCGACGAGGCGCGCCCCGACCGTGACGCCGCCGCCGCGTTCGGACGGGAGCTCGCGCGCACTCATGCAGCCGGAGCCGCGGCGTTCGGGGCACGGCCCGACGGATGGCACGGGCCGCTGTTCATCGGCCGACGCCCTATGGCCGCGGCGTCGGAGGCCAGCTGGGGCGCGTTCTACGCGCGCGACCGCGTGCTGCCGTTCCTCGAGATCGCCGAGGAGATCGGCGATGTGACGGCAGCCGAGGCCACGGCGGTCCGCCGCGCCTGCGAACTCATCGCCGACGGCGAATTCGACGATGACGACCCGCCGGCCCGGATCCACGGCGACCTGTGGAACGGCAACGTGCTGTGGTCCGCGTCCGGTGTCGTGCTGATCGACCCGGCCGCGCACGGCGGTCATCGCGAGACCGACCTCGCGATGCTCGCCCTGTTCGGCTGCCCGTTCCTCGACGTGGTTCTCGAGGGCTACCAGCACGAGGCTCCGCTCCGTGACGGATGGCGCGACCGGGTGCCGCTCCATCAGCTGCATCCCCTCGCGGTGCACGCGGCCGGGCACGGGCGCAGCTACGGCGTGGCGCTCGCCGAGGCCGCCGAAGCCGTACTGGACCTGGCTGGGTCGGACCGGGAATAG
- a CDS encoding M28 family peptidase yields the protein MYRTARLSRRAAVLATATSAVAALALVPAGAALAAPPVSKCESRSNPTIEMLLSCVSAEGATDHLEALQTIADANGGNRAAGTPGYEASVTYVVDTLKAAGWSVSIDEFPYTYVGPSTLQQLTPVNATYPTGPFTGTGYGTVTAAVTPVDVQLTTPNSNTSGCQPEDFANFPTGSIALVQRGSCNFSIKALNAEAAGAAGVIIFNAGDTTATDRNNLIVGTLGGNDIVDIPVVGASFQQGVALAQTGSTAKIMVPAPESRPQKNIIAEKTGVNDNNVVMAGAHLDSVQAGPGINDNGSGSASLLELAQNLGKFEPQNTIRLAWWGAEESGLIGSTQYVNELSQAEKDRIALYLNFDMVASPNYIFMVYDGDESSWDAPAGVPIPEGSVQIEDFFESYYTWAGEPYEDAQFSGRSDYQAFILNGIPSGGLFTGAEVPKTVEQASIWGGTAGASYDPCYHQACDGIGNVNEDAFDVNVDAIAAAVLAFSYTTEAVNGVVGEEVPGGFTLPAPAGEQGTVGENAGGLDHDHDHEPTDVG from the coding sequence ATGTATCGAACTGCAAGGCTTTCCCGCCGCGCTGCGGTGCTCGCGACCGCGACATCCGCGGTCGCCGCACTGGCGCTGGTGCCCGCGGGCGCCGCACTCGCCGCACCACCGGTGTCGAAGTGCGAGTCCCGGAGCAATCCGACGATCGAGATGCTCCTCTCATGCGTGAGCGCTGAGGGTGCCACCGACCACCTCGAGGCGCTCCAGACGATCGCCGACGCGAACGGCGGCAATCGTGCCGCGGGAACCCCCGGATACGAGGCCAGCGTCACGTACGTGGTCGATACGCTCAAGGCCGCCGGATGGAGCGTTTCGATCGACGAATTCCCCTACACCTACGTCGGTCCGTCCACGCTCCAGCAGCTCACGCCGGTCAACGCGACCTACCCGACCGGCCCGTTCACCGGAACCGGCTATGGAACGGTCACCGCGGCCGTCACGCCGGTCGACGTGCAGCTCACCACGCCGAATTCGAACACGAGCGGGTGTCAGCCCGAGGACTTCGCGAACTTCCCGACCGGCAGCATCGCGCTCGTACAGCGCGGTTCGTGCAACTTCTCCATCAAGGCATTGAACGCCGAGGCCGCCGGCGCCGCAGGCGTGATCATCTTCAACGCCGGCGACACCACTGCGACCGATCGGAACAACCTCATCGTCGGAACGCTCGGCGGGAACGACATCGTCGACATCCCCGTGGTCGGCGCGAGCTTCCAGCAGGGTGTCGCGCTCGCGCAGACCGGCTCGACGGCGAAGATCATGGTGCCGGCGCCGGAGTCGCGGCCGCAGAAGAACATCATTGCCGAGAAGACCGGTGTCAACGACAACAACGTCGTGATGGCGGGCGCTCACCTCGACTCGGTCCAAGCCGGACCGGGCATCAACGACAACGGCAGCGGCTCGGCGTCGCTGCTCGAGCTCGCACAGAACCTCGGCAAGTTCGAGCCGCAGAACACCATCCGACTCGCGTGGTGGGGCGCGGAGGAGTCGGGCCTGATCGGCTCGACCCAGTATGTCAACGAGCTCAGCCAAGCCGAGAAGGATCGCATCGCGCTCTACCTCAACTTCGACATGGTCGCCTCGCCGAACTACATCTTCATGGTGTACGACGGTGACGAGTCGAGCTGGGACGCGCCGGCCGGTGTGCCGATTCCCGAGGGCTCGGTGCAGATCGAGGACTTCTTCGAGAGCTACTACACCTGGGCAGGTGAGCCGTACGAGGACGCCCAGTTCAGCGGTCGAAGCGACTATCAGGCGTTCATCCTGAACGGCATCCCGTCGGGCGGCCTCTTCACGGGCGCCGAAGTGCCGAAGACCGTGGAGCAGGCCTCGATCTGGGGTGGCACGGCTGGAGCCTCGTACGACCCCTGCTACCACCAGGCGTGCGACGGAATCGGCAACGTGAACGAGGACGCGTTCGACGTGAACGTCGACGCGATCGCCGCCGCCGTGCTGGCGTTCTCCTACACCACCGAGGCCGTGAACGGCGTGGTCGGTGAAGAGGTTCCCGGAGGCTTCACGCTGCCGGCCCCCGCCGGAGAACAGGGCACCGTGGGTGAGAACGCCGGTGGCCTCGACCACGACCACGACCACGAGCCGACGGACGTGGGCTAG
- a CDS encoding LLM class flavin-dependent oxidoreductase, with the protein MRFGLVILPQYEWPEAARLWRDAERLGFDHAWTYDHLSWRGLAGERWHATIPTLTAAAMATDRIRLGTFVASPNFRHPVPFAKDVATLDQISGGRVVLGLGSGGTGFDAFVLGQGELTARERFDRFREFTEALDMLLRFERGSGHGVSYSGDWFTAVGARMVGEPAQEPRMPFLIAANGPRSMKLVARFGSGWVTTGPQADADDAWWSGVADLAARLDDVCAAEGRDPGDLDRMLSLDDEVRYSMRSVAAFEDAVGRARELGFTDVVAHRPREHGIYAGSDDVLEEVGARLDALR; encoded by the coding sequence ATGCGCTTCGGACTCGTCATCCTGCCCCAGTACGAGTGGCCCGAGGCGGCCCGGCTCTGGCGCGACGCCGAGCGTCTCGGGTTCGACCACGCCTGGACGTACGACCACCTCTCGTGGCGCGGGCTGGCGGGGGAGCGGTGGCACGCGACGATCCCGACCCTCACGGCCGCGGCGATGGCGACCGACCGCATCCGGCTCGGCACCTTCGTCGCGAGCCCGAACTTCCGCCATCCCGTGCCCTTCGCGAAGGATGTCGCGACCCTCGACCAGATCTCGGGCGGCCGCGTCGTGCTCGGGCTCGGCTCGGGCGGCACGGGCTTCGACGCCTTCGTGCTCGGCCAGGGCGAGCTCACTGCGCGCGAGCGGTTCGACCGGTTCCGCGAGTTCACCGAGGCCCTCGACATGCTCCTGCGCTTCGAGCGGGGCTCGGGGCACGGCGTCTCGTATTCGGGAGACTGGTTCACGGCCGTCGGGGCGCGCATGGTCGGCGAGCCCGCGCAGGAGCCGCGCATGCCGTTCCTCATCGCGGCGAACGGACCGAGGTCCATGAAGCTCGTCGCTCGCTTCGGCTCGGGCTGGGTCACGACCGGCCCGCAGGCCGACGCGGATGACGCGTGGTGGTCGGGCGTCGCCGACCTCGCCGCACGCCTCGACGACGTATGCGCGGCCGAGGGACGCGACCCGGGCGACCTCGATCGGATGCTCTCGCTCGACGACGAGGTCCGGTACTCGATGCGAAGCGTCGCCGCGTTCGAGGATGCGGTGGGGCGAGCGCGCGAACTCGGCTTCACCGACGTCGTCGCCCACCGGCCGCGCGAGCACGGCATCTACGCCGGAAGCGATGACGTGCTCGAGGAGGTCGGCGCCCGCCTCGACGCGCTCCGCTGA
- a CDS encoding EamA family transporter has protein sequence MRGSRGLVGIVLGLGAGLAFGAGGVFVKPLLESGWSPGAAVLARISIAALLLAVPGLIALRFDLRPLWRARWTILLYGLVAVAGVQFAFYASLERIPVSMTLLIEYLAPIALVLFAWARTRRMPQLIVLGGSVLAIGGLVLVIGPGGGDLDPLGLAFAAAAMIGVCVYYAIGERAAEQLPPVALVAAGFVVGAVALAITGAVGLLPMEASFTDVPFLGGTAPWWVLLLTVGAISTAFAYLAGIAAIRMLGARLSSFLGLSEVVFAGVVGWILLGEALGPLQILGGVLILGGIVLVRMERTPADAASVALDIDLVPATVDPTPSRPTEAIPARTP, from the coding sequence GTGCGCGGATCACGGGGACTCGTCGGCATCGTGCTCGGCCTCGGTGCCGGCCTCGCGTTCGGCGCCGGCGGCGTCTTCGTGAAGCCCCTGCTCGAGAGCGGATGGTCGCCCGGCGCCGCGGTGCTCGCGCGCATCTCGATCGCCGCGCTGCTCCTCGCGGTGCCCGGACTCATCGCGCTCCGCTTCGACCTGCGCCCGCTGTGGCGCGCGCGGTGGACCATCCTGCTCTACGGCCTCGTCGCGGTCGCGGGCGTGCAGTTCGCGTTCTACGCGTCGCTCGAGCGCATCCCGGTCTCGATGACCCTGCTCATCGAGTACCTCGCGCCGATCGCACTCGTCCTCTTCGCGTGGGCTCGCACCCGCAGGATGCCCCAGCTCATCGTGCTCGGCGGCTCGGTCCTCGCGATCGGAGGACTCGTCCTCGTCATCGGCCCCGGCGGGGGCGACCTCGACCCGCTCGGCCTCGCCTTCGCTGCCGCGGCGATGATCGGCGTCTGCGTGTACTACGCCATCGGCGAGCGCGCCGCCGAGCAACTGCCCCCGGTCGCGCTCGTCGCCGCCGGTTTCGTGGTCGGTGCGGTCGCGCTCGCGATCACGGGTGCCGTCGGCCTGCTGCCGATGGAGGCCTCCTTCACGGACGTGCCGTTCCTGGGCGGCACCGCGCCGTGGTGGGTGCTGCTGCTCACCGTCGGCGCGATCTCGACGGCCTTCGCGTACCTCGCCGGCATCGCCGCGATCCGCATGCTGGGGGCGAGACTGTCGTCGTTCCTCGGCCTGTCCGAGGTGGTGTTCGCCGGCGTCGTCGGATGGATCCTCCTGGGCGAGGCGCTCGGACCGCTCCAGATCCTCGGCGGCGTGCTCATCCTGGGCGGCATCGTGCTGGTGCGCATGGAGCGCACACCGGCCGACGCGGCGTCCGTCGCCCTCGACATCGACCTGGTTCCCGCGACCGTCGATCCCACGCCGAGCCGGCCCACCGAGGCGATCCCGGCCCGCACGCCGTAG
- a CDS encoding CGNR zinc finger domain-containing protein: MIFTDDTVASLGFVAALSDTVEGASESGDDELVEPAQLTALLDAWYYSGRRDGDARELDEVRSARARLRGIWDLDRDDMVGEVNAILAEARAVPRLVRHDELDWHIHAISLQAPLAERILVEAAMALVDVIRADETRRLRHCAADDCTGVYLDLSKNASRRFCSTRCGNRMAVRAYRARAGEGVVS, from the coding sequence ATGATTTTCACCGATGACACGGTGGCGTCGCTCGGGTTCGTGGCGGCACTGTCCGACACGGTCGAGGGCGCGTCCGAGTCGGGCGACGACGAGCTGGTCGAACCGGCGCAGCTGACGGCGCTCCTCGACGCCTGGTACTACTCCGGACGACGCGACGGCGACGCGCGCGAGCTCGACGAGGTGCGTTCGGCCCGGGCGCGTCTGCGCGGCATCTGGGACCTCGACCGCGACGACATGGTCGGCGAGGTCAATGCGATCCTCGCCGAGGCGCGCGCCGTGCCGCGCCTCGTGCGGCACGACGAGCTCGACTGGCACATCCACGCGATCTCGTTGCAGGCACCCCTCGCCGAGCGGATCCTCGTGGAGGCGGCGATGGCGCTCGTCGATGTCATCCGCGCCGACGAGACCCGCCGGCTGCGCCACTGCGCCGCCGACGACTGCACCGGCGTCTACCTCGACCTCTCGAAGAACGCGTCGCGCCGCTTCTGCAGCACGCGCTGCGGCAACCGCATGGCGGTGCGCGCCTACCGCGCACGTGCGGGCGAGGGCGTGGTGTCCTGA
- a CDS encoding type 1 glutamine amidotransferase domain-containing protein, with translation MTERLTGRKVAILVTDGFEQVEFTQPLDAIREAGAEVDVIAPKPGTVQGMNHVDPGDDFEVDHAVADVAADLYDALVLPGGVVNADHLRMDDASVTFARGFFEQHKPVAVICHGSWILIEADVVRGRRMTSYPSLRTDLRNAGADWVDEEVVVDQGLVSSRNPDDLPAFIDKAIEEISEGEHAGQVA, from the coding sequence ATGACCGAGCGACTCACGGGCAGGAAGGTCGCGATCCTCGTCACCGACGGGTTCGAGCAGGTCGAGTTCACCCAGCCGCTGGACGCGATCCGCGAGGCAGGTGCGGAGGTCGACGTCATCGCTCCGAAGCCCGGCACCGTGCAGGGAATGAACCACGTCGACCCCGGCGATGACTTCGAGGTCGACCACGCGGTCGCGGACGTCGCCGCCGACCTCTACGACGCGCTCGTGCTGCCGGGCGGGGTCGTGAACGCGGATCACCTTCGGATGGACGACGCGTCGGTGACGTTCGCACGCGGGTTCTTCGAGCAGCACAAGCCCGTGGCCGTGATCTGCCACGGCTCGTGGATCCTCATCGAAGCCGACGTGGTCCGGGGCCGCCGGATGACCTCGTACCCGTCGCTGCGGACGGATCTCCGCAACGCCGGCGCGGACTGGGTGGACGAGGAGGTCGTGGTCGACCAGGGACTCGTCTCGAGCCGGAACCCCGATGACCTGCCGGCCTTCATCGACAAGGCGATCGAGGAGATCTCCGAGGGCGAGCACGCCGGCCAGGTCGCCTGA
- a CDS encoding aminopeptidase P family protein has translation MTDSASIGSDEPVPFTIDDFAARLRRAADAAAAEGLDGLLVTPGPDLLYLTGYAPVAITERLTLLVVPVDGEPSLVVPKLERPDAEEAAGAVALRLLDWADGSDPYATAAPLLGSGRYAVSDSAWAMHLLGLQDALPRTSYAAMTAVLPMLRAIKDRDELARLAAAGAAADAAYGEILKVRFAGRSEREVAGDLAALLLRFGHSQVDFTVVGSGPNGANPHHEIGDRIIDDGDMVVLDFGGLKHGYGSDTTRTVHVGEPTDEERRVHDIVRHAQQTAFEAVRPGIACQEIDRAARAVIAEAGYGEYFIHRVGHGIGLTTHEPPYMVEGEEHLLRPGMCFSIEPGIYLPGRFGVRIEDIVTVEPDGGRRLNGTPHEMAIVE, from the coding sequence ATGACCGATTCCGCTTCCATCGGCTCCGACGAGCCGGTTCCCTTCACCATCGACGACTTCGCTGCGCGCCTGCGGCGGGCCGCCGACGCCGCGGCCGCCGAGGGCCTCGACGGCCTGCTCGTCACGCCGGGACCCGACCTCCTCTATCTCACGGGCTACGCGCCCGTCGCGATCACCGAGCGACTCACGCTGCTCGTCGTGCCCGTCGACGGCGAACCGAGCCTCGTCGTGCCCAAGCTCGAGCGACCCGACGCCGAGGAGGCGGCCGGCGCGGTGGCGCTGCGGCTGCTCGACTGGGCCGACGGCAGCGATCCGTACGCCACAGCGGCCCCCCTGCTGGGGTCGGGCCGCTACGCGGTGTCGGACTCGGCGTGGGCCATGCACCTCCTCGGCCTGCAGGATGCCCTCCCCCGCACCTCGTACGCCGCGATGACCGCGGTGCTCCCGATGCTCCGCGCGATCAAGGACCGCGACGAGCTGGCGCGTCTGGCTGCGGCGGGCGCCGCCGCGGATGCCGCCTACGGCGAGATCCTGAAGGTCCGGTTCGCCGGCCGCAGCGAACGGGAGGTGGCCGGCGACCTCGCCGCGCTGCTCCTGCGGTTCGGGCATTCGCAGGTCGACTTCACCGTGGTCGGCTCCGGACCCAACGGCGCGAATCCGCACCACGAGATCGGCGACCGGATCATCGACGACGGCGACATGGTCGTCCTCGACTTCGGGGGGCTCAAGCACGGCTACGGCTCCGACACCACGCGCACCGTGCACGTCGGCGAACCGACCGACGAGGAGCGGCGGGTGCACGACATCGTCCGGCACGCGCAGCAGACGGCGTTCGAGGCGGTCCGCCCCGGCATCGCGTGCCAGGAGATCGACCGGGCGGCTCGCGCCGTCATCGCGGAGGCCGGATACGGCGAGTACTTCATCCATCGCGTCGGCCACGGGATCGGGCTGACCACGCACGAGCCGCCGTACATGGTCGAGGGCGAGGAGCACCTGCTCCGGCCCGGCATGTGCTTCTCGATCGAACCGGGCATCTACCTCCCGGGGCGGTTCGGCGTCCGCATCGAGGACATCGTCACGGTCGAGCCCGACGGGGGGCGCCGGCTCAACGGCACGCCGCACGAGATGGCCATCGTGGAATAG
- a CDS encoding NAD(P)-binding domain-containing protein, with amino-acid sequence MDTTLVDVAVIGAGQAGLSAAYHLRRRGFVPVTTDPYAPDAFVALDADAAPGGAWQHRWASLRMATVNGIHELPGFAVPPADPSTPSRDALPPYFAEYERRFGLDVQRPVRVHAVRRADDEPDGRLLVETDGGTWAAHYVINATGTWTRPFRPYYPGIQRFRGRQLHVADYASAEEFAGKRVVIVGAGVSAVQLLDEISHVADTVWMTRREPHWIDEGGFDLPARTAAIAGVEARVRQGLPPGSVISVTGMHWTPWARAAQARGVLVRHPMFTSIEEHGVRMPDGSFIEADVILWATGFRPALDHLAPLRLRTPAGGFRVADTRSLDEPRLFLIGYGPSQSTVGANRAGRAAVQQIVADRKTERAAA; translated from the coding sequence ATGGATACGACGCTGGTGGACGTGGCCGTCATCGGCGCCGGGCAGGCCGGGCTCTCGGCCGCGTATCACCTGCGACGTCGAGGCTTCGTGCCCGTCACCACCGATCCGTACGCTCCCGACGCGTTCGTCGCCCTCGACGCCGACGCCGCGCCCGGCGGAGCATGGCAGCACCGGTGGGCGTCGCTGCGCATGGCGACGGTGAACGGCATCCACGAGCTGCCGGGATTCGCGGTGCCGCCGGCCGACCCGAGCACGCCGAGCCGCGACGCGCTCCCGCCGTACTTCGCCGAATACGAACGGCGCTTCGGCCTCGACGTGCAGCGGCCCGTGCGGGTGCACGCGGTCCGCCGTGCCGACGACGAGCCAGACGGTCGACTGCTCGTCGAGACCGACGGCGGCACGTGGGCCGCCCACTACGTCATCAACGCCACCGGGACGTGGACGCGCCCGTTCCGCCCGTACTACCCCGGCATCCAGCGCTTCCGCGGCCGCCAGCTGCACGTGGCCGACTACGCGTCAGCCGAGGAGTTCGCCGGGAAGCGCGTGGTGATCGTCGGGGCCGGCGTCTCGGCGGTGCAGCTGCTCGACGAGATCTCGCACGTCGCCGACACCGTCTGGATGACGCGCCGCGAACCGCACTGGATCGACGAGGGCGGGTTCGACCTCCCCGCGCGCACCGCTGCGATCGCGGGGGTCGAGGCGCGGGTGCGGCAGGGGCTCCCGCCCGGCAGCGTCATCTCGGTGACGGGCATGCACTGGACGCCGTGGGCGCGGGCCGCCCAGGCGCGCGGCGTGCTGGTGCGCCATCCGATGTTCACCTCGATCGAGGAGCACGGCGTGCGCATGCCCGATGGCTCGTTCATCGAGGCCGACGTGATCCTGTGGGCGACCGGGTTCCGTCCGGCCCTGGACCACCTCGCGCCGCTCCGCCTCCGTACCCCGGCGGGCGGCTTCCGGGTCGCCGACACGCGCTCGCTCGACGAGCCGCGGCTGTTCCTCATCGGGTACGGGCCGTCGCAGTCGACCGTCGGCGCGAACCGAGCGGGCCGAGCGGCCGTGCAGCAGATCGTCGCCGATCGTAAGACTGAGCGAGCCGCGGCCTGA
- the rpsO gene encoding 30S ribosomal protein S15, with product MALDAENKKAIIEEYATHPGDTGSPEVQIAILTKRIKDLTEHLKAHKHDHHSRRGLLLLVGQRRRLLGYLADVDINRYRSLIERLGLRR from the coding sequence ATGGCTCTGGATGCAGAGAACAAGAAGGCGATCATCGAAGAGTACGCGACGCACCCCGGTGACACTGGATCCCCCGAGGTCCAGATCGCGATCCTCACCAAGCGGATCAAGGATCTCACCGAGCACCTCAAGGCGCACAAGCACGACCACCACTCGCGTCGTGGCCTGCTGCTCCTCGTCGGTCAGCGTCGTCGTCTGCTCGGCTACCTCGCCGACGTCGACATCAACCGCTACCGCTCGCTCATCGAGCGTCTCGGGCTGCGCCGCTAA